Proteins from a single region of Phycisphaerae bacterium:
- a CDS encoding flotillin family protein, with translation MLAQLAGVEWLSTAAFVMVPCLILFFFFVFLVKQYRRCPSNRILVVYGRVAGARAAKCIHGGGIFVVPLFQDYAYLSLEPLTIDIELGGALSKRNIRVNVPSTFTIGIATQPDIMNNAAERLLGLPEQDINTKARDIILGQLRLVIATLSIEEINQDREKFLDLVNKNVNFELNKVGLEVINVNIRDITDESGYIEAIGKKAAAEAIQQAKVEVAQQERMGAIGEATASREREVSVAEQSAASQSGQKQAERDRRIAVAKFEAEGVAGEAAALREKEIAQAEQRAKATQGQKQAEAEQRVRVAALEAEAVKGENESKAQIAAYEATLQERQAEARRRGGTASAKATADVLLAEKEQEVARLEKAEVAQKEIDKRKVEIEAEAEAERQRRVAKGAADAILARYTAEAQGVQRVLEAKAQGYQQLLKICGQKPELAPTLLLVEKLPELVAEQVKAIQNLRIDKITVWDSGSESAAGGSSTAGFLKSLIGSLPPIHDLARQAGVKLPDVLGQVADGHGQGASPAEPHK, from the coding sequence ATGTTGGCTCAACTGGCGGGTGTGGAGTGGCTCAGCACGGCGGCATTCGTCATGGTGCCGTGCCTGATCCTGTTCTTCTTCTTCGTATTCCTGGTGAAGCAGTACCGTCGCTGCCCTTCGAACCGCATCCTGGTGGTCTACGGCCGGGTCGCCGGGGCGCGGGCGGCCAAGTGCATCCACGGCGGCGGCATCTTCGTGGTGCCGCTTTTCCAGGACTATGCCTACTTGTCGCTGGAGCCGCTGACGATTGACATCGAGCTGGGGGGCGCCCTGTCCAAGCGGAACATCCGGGTCAATGTTCCCTCGACGTTCACCATCGGCATTGCGACCCAGCCGGATATCATGAACAACGCCGCGGAGCGCCTGCTGGGCCTGCCGGAACAGGACATCAACACCAAGGCTCGCGACATTATCCTCGGCCAGTTGCGGCTGGTCATCGCCACGCTGTCCATCGAGGAGATCAACCAGGACCGCGAGAAGTTCCTGGACTTGGTGAACAAGAACGTGAACTTCGAGCTCAACAAGGTCGGGCTCGAGGTGATCAACGTGAACATACGCGACATCACCGACGAGTCGGGCTACATCGAGGCGATCGGCAAGAAAGCGGCGGCCGAAGCCATCCAGCAGGCCAAAGTCGAGGTTGCCCAGCAGGAGCGAATGGGTGCGATCGGCGAGGCGACGGCCAGCCGGGAGCGCGAAGTCAGCGTGGCCGAGCAATCTGCCGCGTCGCAGTCCGGACAGAAGCAGGCCGAGCGCGACCGCCGCATTGCGGTGGCCAAGTTCGAGGCCGAGGGGGTGGCCGGCGAGGCCGCCGCCTTGCGAGAAAAGGAAATTGCCCAGGCCGAACAGCGGGCCAAGGCCACCCAGGGCCAGAAGCAGGCTGAGGCCGAGCAGCGTGTTCGCGTGGCCGCCCTCGAGGCCGAGGCCGTGAAGGGCGAGAACGAGAGCAAGGCCCAGATCGCCGCTTACGAGGCCACGCTGCAGGAACGGCAGGCTGAAGCGCGACGGCGGGGCGGGACGGCGTCGGCCAAGGCCACCGCAGACGTCCTGCTGGCCGAGAAGGAGCAGGAGGTCGCCCGCCTGGAGAAGGCCGAGGTCGCTCAAAAGGAAATCGACAAGCGCAAGGTCGAGATCGAGGCCGAGGCCGAAGCGGAACGGCAGCGGCGGGTCGCCAAGGGCGCGGCGGATGCCATCCTGGCTCGGTATACGGCCGAGGCTCAGGGCGTGCAGCGCGTGCTCGAAGCCAAGGCCCAGGGTTACCAGCAACTCCTCAAGATCTGCGGCCAGAAGCCGGAACTCGCCCCGACCCTGCTCCTGGTCGAGAAGCTGCCCGAACTGGTGGCCGAGCAGGTCAAGGCCATTCAAAACCTTCGCATCGACAAGATCACGGTCTGGGACAGCGGCTCGGAGAGCGCGGCCGGAGGCAGTTCAACGGCCGGATTCCTCAAGAGCCTCATTGGTTCCTTGCCACCGATTCATGATCTGGCCCGTCAGGCGGGGGTCAAGCTGCCCGACGTGCTCGGCCAGGTCGCCGACGGTCACGGCCAAGGCGCGTCGCCGGCCGAGCCGCACAAGTGA
- a CDS encoding ketoacyl-ACP synthase III produces the protein MAKRLPFTILGVGHALPGRIMTNADFEKILDTSDEWITTRTGIRERRICAEDENTLTMALQASRAALAAAGCQPKDLDLIILATCTPAYPIPATACFLQHQLGCRHIPAFDLSAACSGFIYAFSTAVGMMTVSPYKRALIIGAETMSRVTDYQDRGTCILLGDGAGAAVLAPADDKVTGVYDLHLGADGGGAELITVPAGGSWLPSSLRTVEDRLHYLKMNGREVYKFAVTKMQEVIRDAVQRAGIKMNDLALVIPHQSNARIIESAIEKLGLPADKVAVNIDRYGNTSAASIPIALAEAVQDGRIHKGEWLLMAGFGGGLTWGTVLIRL, from the coding sequence ATGGCTAAGCGACTGCCGTTCACCATCTTGGGCGTGGGCCACGCCTTACCCGGCCGGATCATGACCAACGCCGACTTCGAGAAGATCCTCGATACGTCGGACGAGTGGATCACCACGCGTACCGGAATCCGCGAGCGGCGAATCTGCGCGGAAGACGAGAACACCTTGACCATGGCCCTTCAGGCCTCCCGAGCGGCCCTCGCCGCGGCTGGATGCCAACCCAAGGACCTGGATCTCATCATCCTGGCAACCTGTACGCCGGCCTACCCAATCCCGGCGACCGCTTGCTTCCTCCAGCACCAGCTCGGTTGCCGGCACATCCCGGCCTTCGATCTCTCCGCGGCCTGCAGCGGCTTCATCTACGCTTTTAGCACGGCCGTCGGCATGATGACCGTGTCCCCCTACAAACGGGCACTCATCATCGGAGCCGAGACGATGTCCCGCGTCACCGACTACCAGGATCGCGGCACCTGCATCCTGCTCGGCGACGGCGCGGGGGCAGCCGTACTCGCCCCTGCTGACGACAAGGTCACCGGGGTGTATGATCTCCATCTGGGAGCCGACGGCGGCGGCGCAGAACTGATTACCGTGCCCGCCGGAGGTTCATGGCTGCCATCCTCGCTCAGGACGGTCGAGGATCGGCTCCACTATCTGAAAATGAACGGGCGGGAGGTCTATAAGTTCGCGGTCACCAAAATGCAGGAGGTGATCCGGGATGCAGTCCAGCGAGCGGGAATCAAGATGAACGACCTCGCTCTGGTCATCCCCCATCAGTCCAACGCTCGGATCATCGAATCCGCTATTGAGAAGCTCGGCCTGCCCGCCGACAAGGTGGCCGTGAACATCGACCGGTATGGTAACACGTCGGCCGCCTCCATCCCCATCGCTCTTGCCGAAGCCGTCCAGGACGGCCGCATCCACAAGGGCGAATGGCTGTTGATGGCCGGCTTCGGCGGCGGCTTGACCTGGGGTACAGTACTCATCAGGCTCTAG
- a CDS encoding PIG-L family deacetylase: MPGKKLHLLAIGAHIGDAEITAGLLVSRYAAAGHRATVLHMTAGEKGNPRMDHLEYRRQRIREAEAAARKFGAAECIVLDHPDGELQSNEKTIYEMCDLIRRLKPDIVLTHWRGSYHRDHRAAYNITMEGGFLAALPGIKRTEPAHLIRGLYYLENWEDLEDYHPDLWLDVTDVFETWVAGCREHQLLRGEVSFNYLHYYTGLAAQHGAEVGVKYAVTVSLPPISRKRKVAYLPVETEPVLIF, translated from the coding sequence ATGCCCGGCAAGAAGCTGCATCTCCTGGCGATCGGAGCCCATATCGGCGACGCGGAAATCACTGCCGGGCTGTTGGTCAGCAGGTACGCCGCAGCGGGCCACCGGGCGACGGTTCTGCACATGACCGCCGGCGAGAAAGGCAACCCGCGGATGGACCACCTCGAGTACCGCCGCCAGCGAATTCGCGAGGCTGAGGCCGCGGCCAGGAAGTTTGGCGCCGCCGAGTGCATCGTCCTCGACCATCCGGACGGCGAGCTGCAGAGCAATGAGAAGACCATCTACGAAATGTGCGATCTCATCCGCCGCCTCAAGCCGGACATCGTGCTCACTCACTGGCGGGGTTCGTACCATCGCGATCACCGGGCGGCCTACAACATCACCATGGAAGGCGGGTTCCTGGCCGCTCTGCCCGGCATCAAGCGAACCGAACCGGCCCACTTGATCCGCGGTCTGTACTACCTCGAGAACTGGGAGGACCTGGAGGACTACCACCCGGACCTGTGGCTGGATGTCACCGACGTGTTCGAGACCTGGGTGGCCGGGTGCCGCGAGCACCAACTGCTGCGCGGCGAGGTGTCGTTCAATTACCTGCACTACTACACCGGGCTGGCCGCTCAGCACGGGGCCGAGGTCGGTGTCAAGTACGCCGTCACGGTCAGTCTGCCGCCGATTTCGCGAAAACGCAAAGTGGCTTACCTGCCGGTCGAAACCGAGCCGGTGCTGATCTTCTGA
- the fabD gene encoding ACP S-malonyltransferase produces the protein MARTAVLFTGQGAQSVGMGKDIAERSRPAAEIFERAARIVGYDLRALCFEGPADRLEQTDIQQPAIFTTSVAIWQAMTNNRQWATPPLAMAGLSLGEYTALYAAGAVSFDDALRLVQRRGELMQAAAIATPSGMVSALGLDSTQVEAVCRSAATAGLLVPANFNCPGQIVLSGTRAACEAAVPLIEQAGGRAIPLKVAGAFHSPIMQPAADGLAEVLARTPFQTPAFPVVANVNCENHRDAVTIRQWLADQLTHPVRWQASIERLLNEGVERFIEVGPGRVLAGLLKKIARRTPVVNVSTVEGLEEFYAS, from the coding sequence ATGGCCAGGACAGCGGTACTATTCACAGGCCAGGGCGCCCAGTCCGTCGGGATGGGCAAAGACATCGCCGAACGGTCCAGACCCGCGGCCGAGATCTTCGAGCGGGCGGCCCGAATCGTGGGCTACGACCTGCGCGCCCTCTGTTTCGAGGGTCCGGCCGATCGACTCGAACAGACGGATATCCAACAACCCGCCATCTTCACTACCAGCGTCGCGATCTGGCAGGCGATGACTAATAACCGTCAGTGGGCGACTCCCCCCCTTGCCATGGCCGGCCTGAGCCTTGGCGAGTATACGGCTCTGTATGCGGCTGGGGCGGTGTCCTTCGATGACGCACTCCGGCTCGTTCAACGCCGTGGAGAACTCATGCAGGCCGCAGCCATTGCCACGCCGAGCGGCATGGTCAGTGCTCTGGGCCTTGACTCGACCCAGGTGGAGGCCGTGTGCCGGTCAGCGGCCACTGCAGGGCTCCTCGTGCCGGCGAATTTCAACTGCCCGGGCCAGATTGTCCTCTCCGGCACCAGGGCGGCTTGCGAGGCAGCCGTCCCTCTGATCGAGCAGGCGGGCGGGCGAGCAATCCCCCTCAAGGTGGCGGGCGCGTTTCACTCGCCGATCATGCAACCGGCCGCCGACGGCCTGGCTGAGGTCCTGGCTCGCACGCCGTTCCAAACGCCGGCTTTTCCAGTAGTCGCGAACGTCAATTGCGAAAACCACCGTGATGCCGTTACTATTCGCCAATGGTTGGCCGACCAGCTGACCCACCCGGTCCGGTGGCAGGCCTCGATCGAGCGGCTCTTGAACGAAGGAGTGGAGCGGTTCATTGAAGTGGGCCCCGGCCGCGTATTGGCCGGCCTCCTGAAGAAAATTGCTCGCCGTACTCCGGTGGTGAACGTCAGCACCGTTGAGGGCCTCGAGGAGTTCTACGCAAGTTGA
- the rpmF gene encoding 50S ribosomal protein L32, whose product MLPVARTSKARKRIRRSHHALARPNLVACPKCGVAKLPHGACENCGYVSSTVALPLKTEES is encoded by the coding sequence ATGTTACCTGTTGCCCGAACATCAAAAGCCCGTAAGAGGATCCGTCGATCGCACCACGCCTTGGCCCGGCCTAACCTGGTCGCATGCCCCAAGTGCGGCGTGGCCAAGCTTCCTCACGGGGCGTGCGAGAACTGCGGCTACGTGAGTAGCACGGTGGCCCTGCCGCTGAAGACCGAGGAGAGTTAG
- a CDS encoding DUF4870 domain-containing protein, whose product MLCHLIALVGLAIPLGNIIGPLIIWLVKKEQCPFVDDQGKESLNFQMSLLIYALVCVPLCFIVIGFILLPLLGLFWLVMTIIAGIKANNGERYRYPLTIRFLQ is encoded by the coding sequence ATGCTCTGTCACCTGATCGCACTGGTGGGCCTTGCCATTCCCCTGGGCAACATCATCGGTCCGCTGATCATCTGGCTTGTCAAGAAAGAGCAGTGTCCGTTTGTCGACGACCAGGGCAAGGAGTCGCTCAACTTCCAGATGAGTCTCCTCATCTACGCGCTTGTCTGTGTGCCGTTGTGCTTCATCGTGATCGGCTTCATCCTGCTGCCCCTGCTCGGCTTGTTCTGGCTGGTGATGACTATCATCGCGGGGATCAAAGCCAACAACGGGGAGAGATACCGCTATCCGCTGACGATTCGCTTTCTCCAGTGA
- the plsX gene encoding phosphate acyltransferase PlsX, with amino-acid sequence MHIGVDAMGGDYAPKEIVRGALEAVPTLNGHQLVLIGDEHAIRAELERSEIPHARSKVEIVHTTQVIEMNEHPVEAVRGKRDSSICRMVKMAAEGKLQAVISAGNTGAFAAATQLRMKLLPGVSRPGVAVVIPSFTGPIVLCDAGANLTPKPHHLLEYAITASAYARCVLKVERPRVGLLSVGEEEVKGTSLVQQAHECLRTSKIINFVGNVEGRDLFRGGCDVAICDGFVGNVTLKLIEGLAEGLFKTIAKEIALASPELAKSFEPVVKRVWANHDYAEYGGAPLLGVDGTCIICHGRSDHVAIRNAVRVATEYLDNDLNTVIAEELAKESAANQTTK; translated from the coding sequence ATGCACATCGGCGTTGACGCGATGGGCGGGGACTACGCCCCGAAAGAAATCGTGCGCGGAGCGCTTGAGGCGGTTCCCACGCTCAACGGCCACCAGCTTGTACTCATAGGAGACGAGCATGCGATCCGAGCCGAGCTGGAGCGGTCCGAGATCCCACACGCCAGATCCAAGGTCGAGATCGTCCACACCACCCAAGTCATCGAGATGAACGAACACCCCGTGGAGGCCGTCCGTGGGAAGAGGGACTCCTCCATCTGCCGCATGGTCAAGATGGCCGCCGAAGGCAAGCTCCAGGCGGTGATCAGCGCGGGGAACACCGGGGCGTTCGCGGCCGCCACCCAGCTTCGAATGAAGCTCCTGCCCGGCGTTTCCCGCCCAGGCGTCGCCGTCGTCATCCCCTCGTTTACCGGCCCCATCGTACTGTGCGATGCCGGGGCCAATCTGACACCCAAGCCGCATCACCTGCTCGAATATGCCATCACCGCCAGCGCCTATGCCCGGTGCGTGCTGAAGGTCGAACGTCCCCGGGTCGGCCTGCTCTCGGTCGGCGAAGAGGAGGTCAAAGGCACCTCCCTCGTCCAACAGGCCCACGAATGCCTGCGGACGAGCAAGATCATCAACTTCGTCGGCAACGTCGAAGGCCGTGACCTGTTCCGCGGTGGTTGCGACGTCGCCATCTGCGATGGCTTCGTCGGAAACGTGACTCTCAAGCTGATCGAAGGTCTGGCCGAAGGCCTCTTCAAGACGATTGCCAAGGAAATCGCCTTGGCCAGTCCTGAATTGGCCAAGAGTTTCGAGCCCGTGGTGAAACGCGTGTGGGCTAACCACGACTATGCCGAATACGGAGGCGCCCCCCTGCTCGGCGTTGATGGGACGTGCATCATCTGCCACGGACGGAGCGACCACGTCGCGATTCGAAATGCGGTCCGAGTCGCCACGGAGTACCTCGACAACGATCTGAACACCGTCATCGCCGAGGAACTGGCCAAGGAGTCGGCCGCCAACCAGACAACCAAGTGA
- a CDS encoding sugar phosphate isomerase/epimerase, whose product MEDQTVSKRISIGTWAYAIGPYADNPIPFVEVVDKLHKLGFDGMELGGFGIHPNPDLQKTKDDRLAARQVWESRGMGCSGLAADLWGEKLITARDNGSYLNTFRKNLQFCVDLGINVIRVDTTEDPGVLGRVGDEPVKATVVDYDDALKRVTTTWRQCAKEAADVGVRVVWEFEPGFAFNKPSDIFRVIDGVGHGNFMTMYDTCHANMIAKHGSRQPGKRETLPGGAKELAQKLKGKIGRVHLIDSDGTLHDNHTSTHPPFGKGGLDFDDLMPAIVAAGCPDDWWTIDLCFWPDAWVATESCKKFVDGLAAKFG is encoded by the coding sequence ATGGAGGACCAGACAGTGTCCAAACGCATCTCGATCGGTACGTGGGCGTATGCCATCGGGCCCTACGCGGACAACCCGATTCCATTTGTCGAGGTCGTCGACAAGCTCCACAAGCTCGGTTTTGACGGCATGGAACTCGGGGGGTTTGGCATCCATCCCAACCCCGATCTGCAGAAGACCAAGGATGACCGGCTGGCGGCTCGCCAGGTATGGGAGTCGCGGGGTATGGGCTGCAGCGGTCTGGCGGCCGATCTCTGGGGCGAGAAGCTGATCACCGCCCGAGACAACGGTTCGTACCTCAATACATTCCGGAAGAACCTGCAATTCTGTGTGGACCTGGGCATCAACGTGATTCGAGTCGACACCACCGAGGACCCGGGCGTCCTGGGCCGGGTCGGCGACGAGCCGGTCAAGGCGACGGTGGTCGACTACGATGACGCCTTGAAGCGAGTCACCACGACCTGGCGGCAGTGCGCCAAGGAAGCCGCTGACGTCGGGGTGAGGGTGGTGTGGGAGTTCGAGCCGGGCTTCGCGTTCAACAAGCCCAGCGACATCTTCCGAGTCATCGATGGGGTCGGCCACGGCAACTTCATGACCATGTACGACACCTGCCACGCGAACATGATCGCCAAGCATGGCTCGCGGCAGCCGGGCAAGCGCGAGACGCTGCCCGGTGGGGCCAAGGAACTGGCTCAGAAACTCAAGGGCAAGATCGGCCGCGTTCACCTGATCGACTCGGACGGCACCCTGCACGACAACCACACCAGCACACACCCGCCGTTCGGCAAGGGCGGACTGGACTTCGACGATCTCATGCCTGCCATCGTGGCCGCCGGGTGCCCGGACGACTGGTGGACGATCGACCTGTGCTTCTGGCCGGACGCCTGGGTGGCGACGGAGTCGTGCAAGAAGTTCGTGGACGGCCTCGCGGCCAAGTTCGGATGA
- a CDS encoding methyltransferase domain-containing protein: MSELMQGTRFRGYETRREVWVIAGQTFDLTWPADMDVLLDAPRTHQRFDADGYMPYWAQPWPGAVLLTEAVLAGERGARRPAVEIGCGVGLVSLAAARADWSVTASDYDQDAVAFAALNAERNGLQLAGTRIIDFRQSLDAPLYDLVLAADLLYERRNGQPIARWVASALRPGGTALLSDPNRSAAEGFSDLARAAGLVTSLVDVETIGPAGLVIRGRIWRLGLSPRQ, from the coding sequence ATGAGTGAATTGATGCAGGGTACGAGGTTCAGGGGTTACGAGACGCGCCGCGAGGTTTGGGTGATCGCCGGGCAGACGTTCGACCTGACCTGGCCGGCCGACATGGATGTCCTGCTGGACGCGCCGCGAACCCATCAGCGGTTCGATGCCGATGGGTACATGCCCTACTGGGCGCAGCCGTGGCCGGGCGCGGTTCTCCTGACGGAGGCCGTCCTGGCTGGCGAGCGGGGCGCGAGGCGGCCGGCGGTGGAGATCGGTTGTGGCGTGGGCTTGGTCAGCCTGGCAGCGGCCAGGGCGGACTGGTCGGTGACGGCCAGCGACTACGACCAAGACGCTGTGGCGTTCGCCGCCCTGAACGCGGAGCGGAACGGCCTGCAGCTGGCCGGTACGCGGATCATCGACTTTCGGCAGTCTTTGGATGCTCCGCTCTACGATCTGGTTCTGGCCGCCGATCTGCTGTACGAACGGCGAAACGGCCAGCCGATTGCGCGCTGGGTCGCGTCTGCCCTGCGGCCCGGCGGCACCGCGCTGCTCAGCGATCCGAATCGATCGGCGGCGGAAGGCTTTTCGGACCTCGCGCGGGCTGCGGGGCTGGTGACGAGCCTGGTGGACGTTGAGACCATCGGCCCGGCCGGACTGGTCATCCGCGGTCGAATCTGGCGCCTCGGCTTATCCCCGAGGCAGTGA
- a CDS encoding GNAT family N-acetyltransferase: MSIAVSTQSSVRTQSGRYLLAGFDRQFAPLVASWVRDDHELFWLAPKTPPPLTAEKVIAWPGADGCPLLFYRQGTAEPCGYLELNPMPASRDHLWLGHCLIRPGLRGVGLGHLIVRLMLDEAFVEREASSVSLVVFPRNDPAVRCYLANGFVHVGEQVKFFSTTGRRHRMLEMKITRGRYIERLTQ; encoded by the coding sequence ATGAGCATCGCCGTATCCACCCAATCGAGCGTACGCACCCAGAGCGGGCGCTACCTGCTGGCCGGCTTTGACCGTCAGTTCGCCCCGCTGGTCGCCTCCTGGGTCCGTGATGATCATGAACTCTTCTGGCTCGCCCCCAAGACACCGCCGCCGCTCACCGCCGAGAAAGTCATCGCCTGGCCGGGAGCCGACGGTTGCCCCCTGCTGTTCTACCGTCAGGGTACCGCCGAGCCTTGCGGATACCTTGAACTGAACCCCATGCCCGCAAGCAGAGACCACCTGTGGCTTGGTCATTGCCTGATTCGCCCGGGGCTCCGCGGCGTCGGCCTGGGACATCTGATCGTCAGGCTCATGCTCGATGAGGCATTCGTCGAACGTGAGGCCAGCAGCGTCAGCCTGGTGGTCTTCCCGCGCAACGATCCGGCCGTGCGCTGCTACCTCGCCAACGGCTTCGTTCACGTCGGGGAACAGGTCAAGTTCTTCTCCACTACCGGCCGGCGGCACCGAATGCTCGAGATGAAGATCACCCGAGGCAGGTATATCGAGCGACTGACCCAGTAG
- a CDS encoding M3 family oligoendopeptidase — translation MDAMDVQYSRQYVQAAADMGDWAQIEPLFDELDRRPLETAEQFQQWLLDQSDLEACIQEEGTRRRVAMTCQTDDPAKEKAHLHFLEQIEPKCKPRWQKLQERYVASPIRARLPMPRYFVYDRSTTAAVKLFREKNVPLQTEDDKLDQQYKKLCAAMTVQYDGKEQTLQQMGRYQRDPDRAVREKTWVLVAERRLQDRDKIDAIFDQLVRIRQQIAKNADYDNFRDYQFQAYQRFDYGPKDCMAFHDAIAKIVVPARRALQEQRRKSLGVDRLRPWDVLVDPRNRPALKPFQAIPEFCEKTARVFHRLDPELGRQFDAMIKAKWLDLDSRKGKAPGGYQSTFDEHRHPFIFMNAVGLHSDVMTLLHEGGHAFHAIACRSEPLMAYRHYGMEMAEVSSMGMEMLAFDYLDEFYKGDDLIRAKREQFEDTLMIFPWIATIDAFQHWIYLHPNHTREERTRAWLELQDRFGGIEDWSGYETAKGALWHRQLHLFSVPFYYIEYGIAQVGALQLWQNAKKDPRKALAQYKAAQALGGSRPLPELWQAAGLKFDFGEATLRPLIEAVQAELARLPE, via the coding sequence ATGGACGCAATGGACGTTCAGTATTCACGGCAGTACGTGCAGGCGGCCGCGGACATGGGCGACTGGGCCCAGATCGAGCCGCTCTTCGATGAACTCGACCGCCGGCCGCTGGAGACGGCTGAGCAGTTCCAGCAGTGGCTCCTCGACCAGAGCGACCTGGAGGCCTGCATCCAGGAGGAGGGAACCCGACGTCGCGTGGCCATGACCTGCCAGACCGACGACCCGGCCAAGGAGAAGGCTCATCTCCATTTCCTCGAGCAGATCGAGCCGAAATGCAAACCCCGCTGGCAGAAGCTCCAGGAGCGATATGTCGCCTCGCCGATCCGGGCCAGGCTGCCCATGCCGCGGTACTTCGTGTACGATCGCAGCACGACCGCGGCCGTGAAGCTGTTCCGCGAGAAAAACGTCCCCCTCCAAACCGAGGACGACAAGCTCGACCAGCAGTACAAGAAGCTCTGCGCCGCCATGACCGTTCAATACGACGGCAAGGAACAGACCCTGCAGCAGATGGGCAGGTACCAGAGAGATCCCGATCGCGCCGTCCGCGAGAAGACCTGGGTCCTGGTGGCCGAGCGCCGACTGCAGGACCGCGACAAGATCGATGCCATCTTCGATCAGTTGGTCCGTATCCGCCAGCAGATCGCCAAGAACGCGGATTATGACAACTTCCGCGACTACCAGTTCCAGGCCTATCAGCGATTCGACTACGGCCCCAAGGACTGCATGGCCTTCCACGACGCGATTGCGAAGATCGTCGTCCCGGCCAGGCGGGCCCTTCAGGAACAGCGACGTAAGAGCCTGGGCGTGGATCGGCTCCGGCCCTGGGACGTGCTCGTCGATCCCAGGAACCGGCCGGCGCTCAAGCCGTTTCAGGCGATTCCCGAGTTCTGCGAGAAGACCGCGAGGGTGTTTCACCGCCTCGACCCGGAGCTGGGCAGACAGTTCGACGCGATGATCAAGGCCAAGTGGCTGGACCTGGATAGCCGCAAAGGAAAGGCACCGGGCGGCTATCAATCGACCTTTGACGAGCACCGCCACCCGTTCATCTTCATGAACGCGGTTGGCCTGCACAGCGATGTCATGACGCTCCTGCACGAGGGCGGGCATGCTTTCCACGCCATCGCCTGCCGAAGCGAGCCGCTCATGGCATATCGGCACTACGGCATGGAGATGGCCGAGGTCTCCTCCATGGGCATGGAGATGCTGGCCTTCGATTACCTGGACGAGTTCTACAAGGGTGACGATCTGATCCGGGCCAAGCGTGAGCAGTTCGAGGACACGCTCATGATTTTCCCCTGGATCGCGACCATCGACGCGTTCCAGCATTGGATCTACCTGCACCCCAACCATACGCGGGAGGAGCGAACCAGGGCCTGGCTCGAGCTTCAGGATCGTTTCGGCGGCATCGAGGATTGGAGCGGGTACGAGACCGCGAAGGGGGCCTTGTGGCACCGGCAGCTGCACCTGTTCAGCGTCCCGTTCTACTACATCGAGTACGGCATCGCCCAGGTCGGAGCCCTGCAGCTCTGGCAGAACGCCAAGAAGGACCCCAGGAAGGCCCTGGCCCAGTACAAGGCGGCCCAGGCTCTGGGCGGAAGCCGGCCGTTGCCGGAACTGTGGCAGGCGGCCGGCCTGAAGTTCGATTTCGGCGAGGCCACGCTCCGGCCGCTGATTGAGGCCGTCCAGGCGGAACTGGCCCGACTGCCCGAATGA
- the fabG gene encoding 3-oxoacyl-[acyl-carrier-protein] reductase, with amino-acid sequence MSMADQVAIVTGGSRGIGRAICLALAAKSATVLAVARDEGKLADLADEAVKKELPGRVLPRTLDVTNRQAIDRAIDRIAEEFGRVDILVNNAGITRDGLMMNMDDTQFDEVINTNLRSVFWMTRAVAKHMVRCRYGRIINISSVSGIMGNVGQCNYAASKAGVIGFSKTVAKELARRNITCNAVAPGFITTDMTDVLPSKIKDGVKVLIPCQQFGEPEDIAAAVAFLASPAAKYITGQVLAVDGGLSM; translated from the coding sequence ATGTCCATGGCCGACCAGGTTGCGATCGTCACCGGCGGCAGCCGGGGAATCGGGCGAGCCATCTGCCTGGCGCTCGCCGCCAAGTCGGCGACCGTCCTGGCTGTCGCCCGCGATGAAGGCAAGCTCGCGGACCTGGCCGACGAGGCAGTCAAGAAGGAGCTCCCAGGCAGGGTCCTTCCCCGCACCCTCGATGTCACCAATCGTCAAGCCATCGACCGAGCGATCGACCGGATCGCCGAGGAGTTCGGCCGAGTCGACATCCTGGTCAACAACGCCGGCATCACTCGTGACGGTCTGATGATGAACATGGACGACACCCAGTTCGACGAAGTCATCAACACCAACCTTCGATCGGTGTTCTGGATGACACGGGCCGTGGCCAAGCATATGGTCCGCTGCCGGTACGGGCGAATCATCAACATCAGCAGCGTGTCCGGAATCATGGGAAATGTCGGCCAATGCAACTACGCGGCCAGCAAAGCCGGCGTGATCGGCTTCAGCAAGACCGTCGCCAAGGAACTCGCCCGGCGGAACATCACCTGCAACGCGGTCGCACCGGGCTTCATCACCACGGACATGACCGACGTACTGCCCAGCAAGATCAAGGATGGCGTTAAAGTGCTCATCCCCTGCCAGCAGTTCGGCGAACCCGAGGACATCGCCGCGGCGGTGGCATTCCTCGCCTCGCCTGCGGCCAAGTACATCACCGGCCAGGTGCTGGCGGTTGACGGCGGGCTCAGTATGTAG